The DNA region GGCCCGGAGGTGCTCGACATCCTCCAGGAGCGCTATCGGACGTGGCAGTCGCGCCTGGAGCAGGACGGCCTGGCCCCCGGCGTCGCCACCCTCGTCCGCATGGCCGTCGACGGCTGGTGGACCGCCCGCCTCCTCGGCCTGGCCGACCCCAAGGGCGAGGACCACCGCCAACTGAGGCGGCTGCTCACCGACTTGACCCAGCGGACCGCCCCGGCCGGCCCGACCGACCGGACGGACTCGCCCGACCGGACGGGCCCGGCGAAGGAGACCGGCGCGACCGAGAAGGCCGACCAGACCGAGGAGCCGGACCAGGCCGAGAAGGCCGACCAGACCGAGGAGGCCGGCTGATGGGAATCCTCCTGGTCGCGGGCGCCATCGTCTCCGAGATCGCCGCCACCCTCTCCCTGCGCGCCTCGCACGGCCTCACCCGCCTCTGCCCGACCGTCCTCGTGGTCCTCGGCTACGGCGCCGCGTTCGTGTTCCTCGCCCAGGCGCTCAAGACCCTCGACGTCGGCCCCGTGTACGCGGTGTGGTCCGGGCTCGGCACCATCGGCGCGCTGGTCGGCGGTGTGCTCCTGTTCGACGAGAGCGTCCGCCTCGCCACGGTCGCGGGCGCCCTGCTCATCACCATCGGCGTGGTGGTCATGTACGTGGGCGGAGGCCTGGAGCACTGATGGTCCAGGCACCGCCACGACCCCGCGCCGACCGGCCGAGCACCCCCGGCTTCACCGCCGTCAAGGTCGCCATGCTGGT from Streptomyces flavofungini includes:
- a CDS encoding TetR/AcrR family transcriptional regulator, with the translated sequence MRNRLLNAAERLLVKQGVDAIRLDAVAAEAGVSKGGLLYHFPTRLALVQGVVERLADRFEEVLPGPDAPPGAFARAWLDASIPAEAPEDETTASDSVPVALLAAANGPEVLDILQERYRTWQSRLEQDGLAPGVATLVRMAVDGWWTARLLGLADPKGEDHRQLRRLLTDLTQRTAPAGPTDRTDSPDRTGPAKETGATEKADQTEEPDQAEKADQTEEAG
- a CDS encoding DMT family transporter, yielding MGILLVAGAIVSEIAATLSLRASHGLTRLCPTVLVVLGYGAAFVFLAQALKTLDVGPVYAVWSGLGTIGALVGGVLLFDESVRLATVAGALLITIGVVVMYVGGGLEH